In Penaeus monodon isolate SGIC_2016 chromosome 7, NSTDA_Pmon_1, whole genome shotgun sequence, the following are encoded in one genomic region:
- the LOC119574883 gene encoding uncharacterized protein LOC119574883 — protein sequence MCLETENCVCCLGSRLGTVVAATVGLVIGVIVTTLASENLVLLIESGSQTAHYGTFLFFYCFAVTVSLAYIVSSFAMMMTAERRVVLVMAVWVGVTVLQMTVLVAYTTVHHCNVASLILTGLAVVSLVFHIFVVYSHCRMIRLGYEPV from the exons ATGTGTTTAGAAACGgagaattgtgtgtgttgtttgggttcgAGACTGGGTACTGTGGTGGCCGCGACTGTTGGCTTG GTTATCGGCGTGATAGTAACAACCCTTGCTTCTGAAAACCTCGTTTTACTCATCGAAAGCGGGTCCCAAACAGCCCATTATG gtaccttcctcttcttctattgcTTTGCAGTTACAGTCTCTCTCGCCTACATTGTCAGTTCGTTCGCCATGATGATGACTgcggaaagg AGAGTGGTGTTAGTAATGGCTGTCTGGGTTGGTGTGACAGTGCTGCAGATGACAGTCCTCGTTGCATATACCACCGTGCACCATTGCAACGTCGCTAGCTTAATACTTACCGGGTTGGCGGTAGTTAGTCTGGTGTTTCATATCTTCGTTGTGTATTCGCACTGCAGGATG ATACGACTAGGTTACGAGCCGGTGTAA